From the genome of Hymenobacter cellulosilyticus, one region includes:
- a CDS encoding YceI family protein, with translation MKKFALSALFVASIMIAPAVAKDPSAPKAATSTKAAATVYKVQPQLSTLGWVGKKVTGQHSGTIQFKSGDVEVKGNQITGGTFVIDMNSLKVTDITDADTNGKLMGHLRSDDFFSIEKNATSTFKITKITPSKALPLMLTTLP, from the coding sequence ATGAAAAAATTTGCTCTTTCCGCTCTGTTCGTTGCTTCTATCATGATTGCTCCGGCCGTTGCCAAAGATCCTTCGGCTCCGAAAGCAGCCACCAGCACCAAGGCCGCCGCTACGGTGTACAAAGTGCAGCCACAACTCAGCACCCTGGGCTGGGTTGGCAAAAAAGTGACGGGCCAGCACAGCGGTACCATCCAGTTCAAAAGCGGTGACGTGGAAGTAAAAGGCAACCAAATCACCGGTGGCACTTTCGTCATCGACATGAACTCGCTGAAGGTTACCGACATCACCGACGCCGACACCAACGGCAAACTGATGGGCCACCTGCGCTCCGACGACTTCTTCAGCATTGAGAAGAATGCTACGTCGACCTTCAAAATCACCAAGATTACCCCATCAAAGGCGCTGCCGCTGATGCTAACAACGCTACCGTAA
- a CDS encoding YceI family protein, which yields MSFPAKIGVKNGVAAASGTATIDRTQFDIKYGSKSFFESIGDKAIDNDFTLSFNVIAK from the coding sequence ATCAGCTTCCCCGCCAAAATCGGCGTGAAAAACGGCGTAGCTGCCGCTTCGGGCACCGCTACCATCGACCGGACCCAGTTTGACATCAAATACGGCTCGAAGTCGTTCTTCGAAAGCATTGGCGACAAAGCCATTGATAACGACTTCACCCTGAGCTTCAACGTTATTGCCAAGTAA
- a CDS encoding DUF4132 domain-containing protein, with product MYSSLAELALKCYHRVPGQGPVAVSLGNACVMALAQSGLPGIAHLSRLRQRVKQTSTQALIGSHIKKASRELGVTPAEIEDMAVPTCGLVAGRARFELGEYRAELLLTGGKAEVQWAKDGKQLKSAPAALKQSHAAELKDLREAQTLAQQTLTAQRERLDRSFVEGRQLPLAWFEQYYLEHGLLGYLTRQLIWRFHQPDGSHTDALWLNEAWHDAQGQPLPPLTTAVRVQLWHPVLAPTNEVQAWRKLLEDRQLRQPLKQAFRELYLLTPPEERTGTYSNRMAAHVLRQHQFNSLAKLRGWRYSLLGAYDKGYDSDSATLPVPGHDLEAEFWVSEVNADDAFNATGIWNYVSTDQVRFVNNHGPVPLTEVPPLVFSEVMRDVDLFVGVGSVGNDPQWRDNGGLPAYRNYWESYSFGELGKWPKTASWLWSGWCPA from the coding sequence ATGTATTCCTCCCTTGCGGAACTGGCCCTGAAGTGCTACCACAGAGTTCCGGGGCAGGGGCCAGTGGCCGTTAGCCTGGGCAATGCCTGCGTAATGGCCCTGGCCCAGTCTGGGCTGCCGGGTATTGCTCACCTCTCGCGGTTGCGCCAAAGGGTAAAGCAAACCAGCACGCAAGCCCTGATTGGCAGCCACATCAAAAAAGCTTCCCGGGAACTAGGCGTGACGCCCGCCGAGATTGAAGATATGGCCGTCCCAACCTGCGGCCTCGTGGCAGGCCGGGCGCGTTTCGAACTGGGCGAGTACCGGGCCGAATTGCTGCTCACGGGCGGTAAAGCCGAAGTGCAGTGGGCCAAGGATGGTAAGCAACTTAAGTCGGCACCGGCGGCGCTAAAGCAAAGCCACGCTGCTGAGCTCAAAGACCTGAGAGAGGCCCAAACCCTGGCCCAGCAAACGCTGACGGCGCAGCGGGAGCGGCTGGACCGCAGCTTTGTGGAGGGCCGGCAGCTGCCTCTGGCTTGGTTTGAGCAATACTACCTGGAGCACGGCTTGCTCGGTTACCTGACCCGCCAGTTGATCTGGCGCTTCCACCAGCCCGACGGCTCTCACACCGATGCCCTTTGGCTGAATGAGGCCTGGCATGATGCCCAGGGCCAGCCGTTGCCTCCGCTAACGACGGCAGTTCGGGTGCAGCTTTGGCACCCCGTGCTGGCCCCGACGAACGAGGTGCAGGCGTGGCGCAAACTACTGGAAGACAGGCAGCTGCGGCAACCGCTAAAGCAGGCGTTTCGGGAACTGTACCTGCTTACGCCGCCCGAGGAGCGTACCGGTACGTATTCCAACCGCATGGCCGCCCACGTATTGCGCCAGCACCAATTCAATTCCCTGGCCAAGCTGCGCGGCTGGCGTTATAGCCTCCTGGGGGCTTACGACAAGGGGTACGACTCGGACTCGGCCACGCTGCCGGTGCCCGGCCACGACTTGGAGGCGGAGTTTTGGGTGAGTGAAGTCAATGCCGATGACGCCTTCAACGCCACGGGTATCTGGAATTACGTCAGCACCGACCAGGTCCGCTTCGTCAATAACCACGGGCCCGTGCCGCTGACGGAGGTGCCGCCGCTGGTTTTCTCCGAAGTGATGCGCGACGTAGACCTGTTTGTAGGCGTGGGCAGCGTGGGCAACGACCCACAGTGGCGCGACAACGGCGGCCTGCCAGCTTACCGCAACTACTGGGAAAGCTACAGCTTCGGCGAATTGGGGAAGTGGCCAAAAACCGCAAGCTGGCTTTGGAGCGGCTGGTGCCCCGCATGA
- a CDS encoding DUF7737 domain-containing protein produces the protein MAKNRKLALERLVPRMKIGKVSEIQDRFLVVRGKRRTYKIHLGSGNILMEPNDQYLCIVPDRSAKTPGAADVFLPFEGDAVLSIILSKALLLMDDDKITDETINRQIGR, from the coding sequence GTGGCCAAAAACCGCAAGCTGGCTTTGGAGCGGCTGGTGCCCCGCATGAAAATCGGGAAGGTGAGCGAAATTCAGGACCGGTTTCTGGTGGTGCGCGGCAAGCGGCGTACCTACAAAATTCACCTGGGCTCGGGCAATATCCTGATGGAGCCCAACGACCAGTACCTGTGCATCGTGCCGGACCGCTCCGCCAAAACTCCGGGCGCGGCCGACGTGTTTCTTCCTTTCGAAGGCGACGCGGTGCTGTCCATTATCCTGAGCAAAGCTCTGCTGCTGATGGACGACGACAAGATTACTGACGAGACCATCAACCGCCAGATTGGGCGGTAA
- a CDS encoding alpha/beta hydrolase family protein has translation MADYQLGQTKLFPIKAADGQTDLYCRLITPPNFDPSKKYPTVVYLYGGPHVQLVTDSWLGGSNLWMQLMAQKGYVVFTLDSRGSGNRGSAFERATFRQLGTQEMQDQLKGVEYLKSLPYVDAARIGIHGWSFGGFMTTTMMTRSPGTFKVGVGGGPVIDWRLYEVMYTERYMDTPQENPEGYKQANLLNHVDKLQGRLLLIHGTVDDVVVWQHSLSYLKAAVDKGIQLDYFVYPGHPHNVGGKDRVHLYTKITQYFDEHL, from the coding sequence GTGGCCGACTACCAGCTGGGCCAAACCAAGCTGTTTCCCATCAAGGCCGCCGACGGGCAAACCGACCTGTACTGCCGCCTGATTACCCCGCCCAACTTCGACCCCAGCAAGAAATATCCTACGGTCGTCTACCTCTACGGCGGTCCGCACGTGCAGCTCGTGACGGACTCCTGGCTGGGCGGCTCCAACCTGTGGATGCAGCTCATGGCGCAGAAAGGCTATGTGGTGTTTACCCTCGACTCCCGCGGCTCCGGCAACCGGGGCTCGGCTTTCGAGCGGGCCACCTTCCGGCAGCTGGGCACCCAGGAAATGCAGGACCAGCTCAAGGGCGTAGAGTATCTGAAAAGCCTGCCCTACGTGGACGCCGCCCGAATCGGTATCCACGGCTGGAGCTTCGGCGGCTTCATGACCACAACGATGATGACGCGCAGCCCCGGCACGTTTAAAGTGGGTGTGGGCGGCGGCCCGGTTATCGACTGGCGCCTGTACGAGGTAATGTACACGGAGCGCTACATGGATACGCCCCAGGAAAACCCCGAGGGCTACAAGCAAGCCAACCTGCTCAACCATGTCGACAAGCTTCAGGGCCGCCTGCTGCTCATTCACGGCACCGTAGACGACGTGGTGGTGTGGCAGCACAGCCTGAGCTACCTTAAGGCCGCCGTAGACAAGGGCATACAGCTCGACTACTTCGTGTACCCGGGTCACCCGCACAACGTGGGCGGCAAAGACCGGGTCCACCTCTACACCAAGATTACCCAGTACTTCGACGAGCATTTGTAG
- a CDS encoding DPP IV N-terminal domain-containing protein — MLHFTSRLSFVLVLALVSQLPARAQQQRLTMEDAFLNRSLQPQNLRQLTWIPGSASYSYVRPNAFKGQDELVIGNAQSEKPTATVPLAFLNSALKAAGNNLEASSFPTVQWTKPNEFVLLSDHQAWRVEFASKSFQGEMGSGTSTSGPVPVRLFGYDSAAENVELDPTKTRVAYTKAQNLYISLPGRENEAVTQESNPGIVNGQAAHRSEFGITKGTFWSPQGQKLAFYRMDQTMVTDYPIVTVLPAPAQAVPIKYPMAGDKSHEVTVGVYDLNTRKTVFLQTGEPREQYLTNLSWSPDEKFIYVAVLNRAQNHMWLRQYDAASGALVKTLFEEQDDKTFVEPLHPVQFVPGHAGQFLWQTQRDGYNHLYLYSTSGKLLRQLTKGPWQVTDVLGFADNNREIVFQSTAASPLQRRIYSVKLSGGKVRELTPEAGTHTATLSPTATSCLTTSARPPHPALSGP, encoded by the coding sequence ATGCTCCATTTCACTTCGCGCCTGAGTTTTGTGCTCGTGCTGGCGCTGGTGAGCCAGCTGCCGGCCCGGGCCCAGCAGCAGCGGCTCACCATGGAAGATGCCTTCCTCAACCGCAGCCTGCAACCCCAGAACCTGCGGCAGCTTACCTGGATTCCGGGTTCGGCCTCTTACTCCTATGTGCGCCCCAACGCTTTTAAAGGACAGGATGAACTGGTAATTGGCAATGCACAAAGTGAAAAGCCCACGGCAACAGTTCCGCTAGCCTTCCTGAACAGTGCCCTCAAAGCTGCCGGTAACAACCTGGAGGCAAGCAGCTTCCCGACTGTGCAATGGACGAAGCCAAATGAGTTTGTTCTCCTCTCCGACCATCAGGCTTGGCGGGTTGAGTTTGCCAGCAAGTCGTTTCAGGGGGAAATGGGAAGCGGCACCAGCACCTCTGGCCCAGTGCCAGTTCGCCTGTTTGGCTACGACTCGGCCGCCGAAAACGTGGAGCTGGACCCAACCAAAACCCGGGTAGCTTACACCAAGGCGCAGAACCTGTACATCTCGCTGCCGGGCCGCGAAAACGAGGCCGTGACTCAGGAGTCTAATCCCGGCATCGTGAACGGGCAGGCAGCCCACCGCTCGGAGTTTGGCATTACCAAGGGCACATTCTGGAGCCCCCAGGGCCAGAAGCTGGCCTTCTACCGCATGGACCAGACGATGGTGACCGACTACCCCATCGTGACGGTGCTGCCCGCCCCGGCCCAGGCCGTGCCCATTAAGTACCCCATGGCCGGCGACAAAAGCCACGAGGTAACCGTGGGCGTGTACGATCTGAACACCCGCAAAACCGTGTTTTTGCAAACCGGGGAGCCTCGGGAGCAATACCTGACCAACCTGAGCTGGAGCCCCGACGAGAAGTTTATCTACGTGGCCGTGCTCAACCGGGCCCAGAACCACATGTGGCTGCGGCAGTACGACGCGGCTTCGGGCGCCTTGGTCAAGACCTTGTTTGAGGAGCAGGACGACAAAACCTTCGTCGAGCCCCTGCACCCGGTGCAGTTCGTACCCGGCCACGCGGGCCAGTTTCTCTGGCAAACTCAGCGCGACGGCTACAACCACCTCTACCTCTACTCGACCAGCGGCAAACTGCTGCGCCAATTGACGAAAGGCCCCTGGCAGGTAACTGACGTGCTGGGCTTTGCCGATAACAACCGCGAAATCGTGTTTCAGAGCACGGCGGCCAGCCCTTTGCAGCGCCGCATCTACAGCGTGAAGCTCAGCGGCGGCAAGGTGCGGGAGCTCACGCCCGAGGCCGGCACCCACACAGCCACCCTCAGCCCGACGGCAACTTCCTGCTTGACAACTTCAGCTCGGCCACCACACCCCGCATTATCCGGACCGTAA
- a CDS encoding ATP-dependent Clp protease adaptor ClpS translates to MTTKPQIDYDEDVLLLEETIDVRDLIVYNDDVNTFEHVIRTLIDVCGHEPEQAEQCTLLIHHKGQCTVKHGAYEELADMCTAIHDRGISADVL, encoded by the coding sequence ATGACCACCAAACCACAAATCGACTACGACGAGGATGTACTCCTGCTGGAAGAAACCATTGACGTGCGCGACCTTATCGTGTACAACGATGATGTAAACACCTTCGAGCACGTCATCCGGACCCTTATCGACGTGTGCGGCCACGAGCCGGAACAAGCCGAGCAGTGCACCCTACTGATTCACCACAAAGGCCAATGCACCGTCAAGCACGGTGCCTACGAGGAGCTGGCCGACATGTGCACCGCCATCCACGACCGGGGTATTTCTGCCGACGTGCTTTGA
- the recR gene encoding recombination mediator RecR, which translates to MEFPSKLIENAVGELAKLPGIGRKTALRLTLHLLKAETEATSSLAEALAKMRFEITYCQTCHNISDTEECSICANKLRDHSMVCVVSDIRDVIAIENTGQYKGVYHVLGGVISPIEGIGPSDLHIDTLLTRIPESEIKEIILAISPTMEGDTTAFFLSRKLREFPDVHISTIARGIPMGGELEYADEITLGRSIVERTRQAK; encoded by the coding sequence ATGGAGTTTCCTTCCAAACTAATAGAAAACGCAGTCGGTGAGCTGGCCAAGCTGCCCGGTATCGGGCGCAAAACGGCTCTGCGCCTCACCCTGCACCTGCTCAAAGCCGAAACCGAAGCCACCAGTTCGCTGGCTGAGGCCCTGGCTAAGATGCGCTTCGAAATAACCTACTGCCAAACCTGTCACAACATTTCCGACACGGAGGAGTGCAGCATCTGCGCCAACAAGCTGCGCGACCATAGCATGGTCTGCGTGGTGTCGGATATCCGCGACGTTATTGCCATTGAGAATACCGGCCAGTACAAGGGCGTGTACCACGTGCTGGGCGGCGTAATCTCGCCCATCGAGGGCATCGGCCCCTCTGATTTGCACATCGACACCCTGCTGACCCGCATTCCGGAGTCGGAAATCAAGGAAATTATCCTGGCCATCAGCCCCACGATGGAAGGCGACACCACCGCGTTTTTCCTCTCCCGCAAGCTGCGGGAGTTTCCCGACGTCCACATCAGCACCATTGCCCGCGGCATTCCGATGGGCGGGGAGCTGGAGTACGCCGACGAAATTACCCTGGGCCGCTCCATTGTGGAGCGCACCCGACAGGCCAAGTAG
- a CDS encoding sporulation-delaying protein SdpB family protein has product MYKNTLRALDDYASVNPFTWVYGLGRSLIALGTLITLVLSSPAILFDEQLFGKMSLDSSLENFNIYFLFGFANLTYAYALSIVVLLLVISGVFPRYTGILHWIVTYSFFQSGSIVEGGDQIGSIITMLLIPVTLLDGRKNHWVNAPQANPNYYANFIGRGMLALIALQMAVLYFHAGIEKMYKLDEWKNGTAVYYFFNDPLFGYPAWMHGILGPALTNSYVVTTLTWGTMIFEVILFGSLFMAPQKRKKLIWLALGFHLGIALIFGLVSFFCAMAGGLVLYMIPVETKIPVLRRRRTGISQPATPYEFAQRHAVLEPATA; this is encoded by the coding sequence ATGTATAAGAACACGTTACGCGCCCTCGACGATTACGCCTCGGTCAATCCTTTCACCTGGGTCTACGGGCTGGGCCGCAGCCTGATTGCGCTGGGCACGCTGATTACGCTGGTGCTGAGCAGTCCGGCCATCCTCTTCGACGAGCAGCTATTTGGCAAGATGAGCCTGGATTCGTCGCTGGAAAACTTCAACATCTACTTTCTGTTCGGCTTCGCTAACCTTACCTATGCCTACGCGCTGAGCATCGTGGTACTGCTGCTGGTCATTTCGGGCGTGTTTCCGCGCTACACCGGCATTCTGCACTGGATAGTGACCTACAGCTTTTTCCAGTCGGGCAGCATCGTGGAGGGCGGGGACCAGATAGGCTCGATTATCACCATGCTCCTGATTCCGGTGACCCTACTCGACGGCCGCAAAAACCACTGGGTGAATGCGCCCCAGGCAAACCCGAATTACTACGCCAACTTTATCGGCCGCGGAATGCTGGCCCTGATTGCCCTGCAAATGGCCGTGCTGTACTTCCACGCCGGCATCGAGAAAATGTACAAGCTCGACGAGTGGAAAAACGGCACCGCGGTGTACTATTTCTTTAACGATCCGCTGTTTGGCTATCCTGCCTGGATGCACGGCATTCTGGGCCCGGCTCTGACCAACAGCTATGTGGTGACGACGCTTACCTGGGGCACCATGATTTTTGAGGTAATCTTGTTTGGGTCGCTGTTTATGGCCCCGCAGAAGCGCAAAAAGCTGATCTGGCTGGCGCTGGGCTTTCACCTGGGCATTGCCCTTATCTTTGGTCTGGTCAGCTTTTTCTGCGCCATGGCGGGCGGCCTGGTGCTGTATATGATACCGGTAGAAACAAAAATTCCGGTTCTGCGCCGCCGCAGAACCGGAATTTCACAGCCGGCTACTCCGTATGAATTCGCGCAGCGCCACGCGGTGCTTGAACCCGCTACCGCCTGA
- a CDS encoding SdpA family antimicrobial peptide system protein: protein MEIKRFSFYLTVLLLGFVLVSKAVQASVGVNATETTFQERYAFSVLLPEGWGFFTKSPRDEKNVLYRIMPDKTLEVAVHKNADPENLFGFSRRSRRTSMEFSRVMAHVKAKDWEKYQSYSLRDLLTSDTIAAVRVPYSTKQFNQLEKGTYIVKRYSIVPWAWAQYPEHYTNPEQYLKLTIN, encoded by the coding sequence ATGGAAATTAAACGTTTCTCTTTCTACCTCACCGTACTGCTGCTGGGGTTTGTCCTGGTTTCGAAAGCCGTGCAGGCATCCGTGGGCGTCAATGCCACGGAAACGACTTTTCAGGAGCGCTACGCCTTCAGCGTGCTGCTGCCCGAAGGCTGGGGCTTTTTCACCAAGAGCCCGCGCGACGAGAAAAACGTGCTCTACCGGATTATGCCCGACAAAACCCTGGAAGTAGCCGTCCACAAAAATGCTGATCCGGAAAACCTGTTCGGCTTTTCGCGCCGGAGCCGGCGCACGAGTATGGAATTCAGCCGGGTCATGGCCCACGTCAAGGCCAAGGACTGGGAGAAGTACCAGTCGTATTCCCTGCGCGACCTGCTTACCTCCGATACCATTGCGGCCGTGCGGGTGCCCTACTCCACCAAGCAGTTCAACCAATTGGAGAAGGGAACATATATCGTGAAGCGCTACTCCATCGTGCCCTGGGCCTGGGCCCAATACCCCGAGCACTATACCAACCCCGAGCAGTATCTCAAACTCACTATCAACTAA
- a CDS encoding glycosyltransferase family 2 protein: MKLSIVIVNYNVCYFLEQALLSVRRAVEKLGAPAEVFVVDNNSVDGSVAMVRARFPEVILIENKDNPGFSKANNQAMRVAKGEYILLLNPDTVVEEDTFRACCDFMDAHPDGGGLGVKMLDGQGKFLPESKRGLPTPAVAFYKIFGLASLFPKSRTFGRYHLGFLDKDQAHEIEVLSGAFMLMRRTALDQVGLLDEDYFMYGEDIDLSYRLTQGGWKNYYFPGTRIIHYKGESTKRTSVNYVFVFYRAMVIFARKHFAPERAGTFSLLINLAIWLRAGLAVGQRLLLRVAPVLLDAGLIYAGMYFLKSYWEQNHKYVRTDYPPEFMLVAVPAYIVVWLTSAFFSGAYDQPTKTGRIVRGIFVGTVLISAFSNFLDAYRFSKALIILGGVWSIAALVGRRLALHFYRYRDLRLNERRQKNVAIVGSAQESRRVRRLLETAAVQARIIGYVTPNAEAEAHSSPSQQFTTSSPDDALGEVRQLDDIIRIYALDELIFCGKDLSASQIIALMVTLPQDPPVAYKILPEDSQYIIGSSSKDSPGDYYALDIALNLYQPQQARNKRIFDVLVALLLLVTAPLLIWVQKEKTGFLRNCLRVLTGGSTWVGLRQAEGPRRMARAVLSPADAAHAVAALPEATRRRLELLYAKDYEPSMDVSIMLRCLRELGRQE; the protein is encoded by the coding sequence GTGAAGCTGTCCATCGTTATTGTTAATTACAACGTCTGCTATTTTCTGGAGCAGGCCCTGTTGTCGGTGCGGCGGGCGGTGGAAAAACTCGGGGCCCCGGCCGAGGTCTTCGTCGTCGACAACAACTCCGTCGACGGCTCGGTGGCCATGGTGCGGGCCCGGTTTCCGGAAGTCATTCTGATTGAGAACAAGGACAATCCGGGCTTCAGCAAGGCCAACAACCAGGCCATGCGCGTAGCAAAGGGCGAGTACATCCTGCTGCTCAACCCCGACACGGTGGTGGAGGAAGACACCTTCCGGGCCTGCTGCGACTTCATGGACGCCCACCCCGATGGCGGCGGACTGGGCGTGAAGATGCTCGACGGGCAGGGCAAGTTTCTGCCCGAAAGCAAGCGGGGCCTGCCCACGCCGGCCGTGGCCTTCTACAAGATTTTCGGGCTGGCCAGCCTGTTTCCCAAGTCGCGCACCTTCGGGCGCTACCACTTAGGATTCCTCGATAAAGACCAGGCCCACGAAATTGAAGTGCTCAGCGGGGCCTTTATGCTCATGCGCCGCACCGCCCTCGACCAGGTAGGCCTGCTCGACGAGGACTACTTCATGTACGGCGAGGACATTGACCTCTCGTACCGCCTGACCCAGGGCGGCTGGAAAAACTACTATTTTCCCGGCACCCGCATCATTCACTACAAGGGCGAGAGCACCAAGCGGACCAGCGTCAATTACGTGTTCGTGTTTTACCGGGCCATGGTGATTTTTGCCCGCAAGCACTTCGCCCCCGAGCGTGCCGGCACGTTTTCCCTGCTCATTAACCTGGCCATCTGGCTCCGGGCGGGCCTGGCCGTGGGGCAGCGCCTGCTGCTGCGAGTGGCCCCGGTGCTGCTCGATGCCGGTCTGATTTACGCAGGCATGTACTTTCTGAAATCCTACTGGGAGCAGAACCACAAGTACGTGCGCACCGACTACCCGCCGGAGTTTATGCTGGTGGCCGTGCCGGCGTATATCGTGGTGTGGCTTACCTCGGCCTTTTTCAGCGGGGCCTACGACCAGCCCACCAAAACCGGCCGCATCGTGCGGGGTATTTTCGTGGGCACGGTCCTGATTTCGGCTTTTTCCAACTTCCTCGACGCCTACCGCTTTTCCAAGGCCCTAATTATTCTGGGCGGAGTGTGGAGCATTGCGGCCCTGGTGGGCCGGCGGCTGGCTTTGCACTTCTACCGCTACCGCGACCTGCGCCTGAACGAGCGGCGCCAGAAAAACGTGGCCATCGTGGGCTCGGCTCAGGAAAGCCGCCGGGTGCGCCGCCTGCTGGAAACGGCCGCCGTGCAGGCCCGCATCATCGGCTACGTGACGCCCAACGCTGAAGCGGAAGCTCACAGCTCACCTTCTCAGCAGTTCACCACCTCCTCGCCGGACGACGCGCTGGGCGAAGTGCGGCAACTCGACGATATTATCCGCATCTACGCCCTGGATGAGCTCATTTTCTGCGGCAAGGACTTGTCGGCCAGCCAGATTATTGCCCTGATGGTAACCCTGCCCCAGGACCCACCGGTGGCCTACAAAATCTTGCCCGAAGACAGCCAGTACATCATCGGCAGCTCCTCGAAAGACTCGCCCGGCGACTACTACGCCCTGGACATTGCCCTGAATCTCTACCAGCCCCAGCAGGCCCGCAATAAGCGCATCTTCGACGTGCTGGTCGCGCTGCTGCTGCTGGTCACGGCCCCGCTGCTGATTTGGGTACAAAAAGAGAAAACCGGGTTTTTGCGCAACTGCCTGCGTGTGCTCACCGGGGGCAGCACCTGGGTAGGACTGCGGCAGGCGGAGGGCCCGCGCCGTATGGCCCGCGCCGTGCTTTCGCCCGCCGATGCCGCTCACGCCGTCGCGGCCCTGCCCGAAGCCACCCGCCGCCGTCTGGAGCTGCTCTACGCCAAAGACTATGAGCCTTCCATGGACGTGAGCATTATGCTGCGCTGTCTGCGGGAGCTGGGCCGGCAGGAGTAA
- a CDS encoding pyridoxal phosphate-dependent aminotransferase: protein MSVTTAVPTTSILSERISALQESQTIAMAKKARELMAQGIDVINLSFGEPDFATPEYIREAAKKAMDEGYTKYMPVPGYVDLRTAIADKLKRENNLDYQCENIVVSTGAKQALANAVLSLVDPGDEVIVFAPYWVSYEEMVRLAEGVSVTLLGTLENDYKVTAEQLEAAITPRTKLIMYSSPCNPTGSVFSREELGRIAEVVARHPRIHVIADEIYEYINFVGEHASLAQFEEVKDRVITVNGFSKGYAMTGWRVGYLAATKQIAAACEKMQSQITSGTCSVAQRAALAALEGGRTSADEMVAAYRRRRDLVLEQVKDISGFKTPTPSGAFYIFPDVSAYFGRTAPDGSVINTATDLALYMLSDAHVAAVTGEAFGAPNCIRFSTAAADEKLQEAFRRIKVSLDKLA from the coding sequence ATGTCTGTTACTACCGCCGTGCCTACTACTTCCATTTTGTCGGAGCGCATCAGTGCCCTGCAGGAGTCCCAAACCATTGCCATGGCCAAAAAAGCCCGGGAGCTGATGGCCCAGGGCATCGACGTGATTAATCTGAGCTTCGGCGAGCCGGATTTTGCTACGCCGGAATACATCCGCGAGGCCGCCAAAAAGGCCATGGACGAAGGCTACACCAAGTATATGCCCGTGCCCGGCTACGTGGATTTGCGCACTGCCATTGCCGACAAGCTCAAGCGCGAAAACAACCTCGACTACCAGTGTGAGAACATCGTGGTGAGCACCGGCGCCAAGCAGGCTCTGGCCAATGCCGTGCTAAGTCTGGTAGACCCCGGCGACGAGGTCATCGTATTTGCGCCCTACTGGGTAAGCTACGAGGAAATGGTACGCCTGGCCGAGGGCGTGAGCGTGACCTTGCTGGGTACCCTGGAAAACGACTATAAAGTGACGGCCGAGCAGCTGGAAGCGGCCATTACGCCCCGCACCAAGCTCATTATGTACTCCTCGCCCTGCAACCCCACGGGCTCGGTGTTTTCGCGCGAGGAGCTGGGCCGGATTGCCGAGGTAGTGGCCCGCCACCCCCGCATTCACGTCATTGCCGACGAAATTTACGAGTACATCAACTTCGTGGGCGAGCATGCCAGCCTGGCCCAGTTTGAAGAAGTAAAAGACCGGGTTATTACCGTCAACGGCTTCTCGAAGGGCTACGCCATGACGGGCTGGCGCGTGGGCTACCTGGCTGCTACCAAGCAAATTGCCGCCGCCTGCGAGAAAATGCAGAGCCAGATTACCTCCGGCACCTGCTCGGTGGCTCAGCGCGCGGCCCTGGCTGCCCTGGAAGGAGGCCGCACCTCGGCCGATGAAATGGTGGCCGCCTACCGCCGCCGCCGCGACTTGGTGCTGGAGCAGGTAAAAGACATTTCGGGCTTCAAAACGCCCACGCCCAGCGGGGCCTTCTACATCTTCCCCGACGTGAGTGCCTACTTCGGCCGCACCGCTCCGGATGGCTCGGTTATCAACACGGCTACGGATCTGGCGCTGTACATGCTCAGCGACGCCCACGTGGCCGCCGTGACCGGCGAAGCGTTCGGAGCCCCCAACTGCATCCGCTTCAGCACCGCCGCCGCCGACGAAAAGCTGCAGGAGGCCTTCCGCCGCATCAAAGTAAGCCTGGACAAGCTGGCGTAG